The following coding sequences are from one Arthrobacter sp. 24S4-2 window:
- a CDS encoding YncE family protein, producing the protein MEPTPSRRRPGAARIAAGLLTLLSAAVTACSEPAPASSLPLTQIQDITLPGAASRLDYQAIDSGAKRLYIAHLGDGTIHVVDLDNGTVAGTVPGTPSVHGVTLVADRHILLAAVSGTNQVAVIDTNTLTVSARVPAGTTPDGIAYDPVHGKAYVSNEHDHAETVIDLSTTTAKAPVEIGGEAGNSVYDPASRTILVNVQDRNELVTIDPANDTVTGRIPVPDCASNHGLYVDGESKLAFIACEDSAKLLVLDLQTKQVTARFDTGEGPDVLAFDQGLHRLYVASESGVVSVFDEQNRTLTPKASGKLADNAHTVAVDQATHRVYFPLEDIDGHPVLRIMDAKQ; encoded by the coding sequence ATGGAACCGACACCATCACGCAGGCGGCCAGGGGCCGCGCGCATCGCCGCAGGGTTGCTGACGCTCCTGTCGGCGGCCGTGACCGCCTGCTCAGAGCCGGCCCCGGCGTCCTCGCTGCCGTTGACCCAGATCCAGGACATCACCCTGCCCGGGGCAGCGAGCAGGCTGGACTACCAGGCCATCGACTCGGGAGCGAAGCGGCTTTACATCGCCCACCTCGGCGACGGCACCATCCATGTGGTCGACCTGGACAACGGCACGGTAGCAGGGACCGTGCCCGGAACACCTTCGGTCCACGGGGTCACCCTCGTGGCCGACCGGCACATTCTCCTGGCCGCTGTCTCGGGAACGAACCAAGTCGCGGTCATCGACACCAATACCCTCACGGTGAGCGCCCGGGTGCCGGCTGGCACGACCCCGGACGGGATCGCCTACGACCCGGTCCACGGAAAGGCCTACGTCTCAAACGAACACGACCACGCCGAAACGGTGATCGACCTCTCCACGACCACGGCGAAGGCCCCGGTCGAGATCGGCGGGGAGGCCGGCAACAGCGTCTACGACCCAGCCAGCAGGACCATCCTGGTCAATGTCCAGGACCGCAATGAACTGGTCACCATCGATCCGGCCAACGACACGGTCACCGGCAGGATCCCGGTCCCGGACTGCGCCAGTAACCACGGCCTCTACGTCGACGGGGAAAGCAAGCTCGCCTTCATTGCCTGCGAGGACAGCGCGAAGCTCCTGGTCCTGGATCTGCAAACCAAACAGGTCACCGCACGGTTCGACACCGGCGAGGGCCCGGACGTGCTGGCCTTCGATCAGGGCTTGCACCGACTCTACGTCGCCTCGGAGTCAGGCGTCGTCAGTGTGTTCGACGAACAGAACCGCACCCTGACGCCCAAGGCATCCGGCAAACTCGCCGACAACGCCCACACGGTAGCCGTAGACCAAGCCACCCACCGGGTCTACTTCCCCCTGGAAGACATCGACGGGCACCCGGTACTTCGCATCATGGACGCCAAGCAATGA
- a CDS encoding helix-turn-helix transcriptional regulator has product MSSQPGSAPDRAPEHPSLVHPVTPGPRLLETAAGTLRMLAEPTRLHLLWQLAEGPKTVTELTAAAGVPRTVASQHLAKLRLSGLVDTRKDGRHVIYSLHDGHLVRLIRETINHADHRITGEPTHG; this is encoded by the coding sequence TTGAGCAGTCAGCCCGGCAGCGCACCGGATCGCGCCCCTGAGCACCCGTCCCTGGTTCACCCGGTCACCCCGGGACCACGGCTGCTGGAAACCGCCGCCGGCACGTTGCGGATGCTCGCCGAACCGACGCGTCTGCACCTGCTCTGGCAGCTCGCCGAAGGCCCCAAGACCGTCACGGAGCTCACGGCCGCGGCCGGTGTGCCGCGGACCGTGGCGAGCCAGCATCTGGCGAAGCTCCGGCTCAGCGGGCTGGTTGACACCCGCAAAGACGGCCGCCACGTCATCTATTCCCTCCATGACGGACACCTCGTCCGGCTTATCCGCGAAACCATCAACCACGCCGACCACCGCATCACCGGCGAACCCACGCACGGCTGA
- a CDS encoding MFS transporter — protein sequence MLSVLLNVTYRRLFAAQIVALIGTGLLTVALGLLAYDLAGSNAGAVLGTALTIKMLAYVGLAPVINALVARWPRKRVLIGADLIRAAMALCLPFITDVWQIYVVIFLLQSASATFTPAFQSLIPTILKDERDYTRALSLSRLAYDMEALVSPAIAALLLTVVSYNNLFLGTVAGFLFSAFMVAMTVLPRVTASAAPQTSLWHRTTLGARIFWRNGRLRSLLALNLVVAAPTALVLVNTVVYVRDVLHRPDTDLALALACFGVGSVIVALSAPRILDRFGDRAVMLTGAASIPLVLAGATALTLLGVPGTGWWLLLGLWFLLGAANSTILTPSSRLLRDASTEETRPYVFTAQFSFSHACYILTYPLAGWVGSVAGLGWAALALTIIAMIGSAGAFLSWPRHDAAAATEPAEREQSVEQSARQRTGSRP from the coding sequence CGTGGCGCTGATCGGCACCGGACTGCTGACCGTTGCCCTGGGACTACTGGCCTACGATCTGGCCGGCAGCAATGCCGGCGCGGTGCTCGGCACCGCATTGACGATCAAGATGCTGGCCTATGTGGGTCTGGCCCCGGTGATCAATGCCTTGGTCGCGAGGTGGCCGCGGAAGCGGGTCCTGATCGGAGCGGACCTCATCCGGGCCGCGATGGCGCTATGTCTGCCGTTCATCACCGATGTGTGGCAGATCTATGTCGTGATATTCCTGCTGCAGAGTGCGTCGGCAACGTTCACCCCGGCGTTCCAGTCCCTGATCCCGACCATCCTCAAAGATGAGCGGGACTACACCCGCGCCCTGTCCCTGTCGCGGCTGGCCTATGACATGGAGGCACTGGTCAGCCCGGCCATCGCTGCGCTGCTGCTGACCGTAGTCAGCTACAACAACCTCTTTCTCGGCACCGTCGCCGGGTTCCTCTTCTCGGCCTTCATGGTCGCGATGACCGTCCTGCCGCGGGTCACAGCCTCCGCTGCCCCGCAGACTTCGCTGTGGCACCGGACCACCCTGGGTGCCAGGATTTTCTGGCGGAACGGCCGGCTGCGGTCGCTGCTGGCCCTGAACTTGGTGGTCGCGGCCCCCACGGCTCTGGTGCTGGTCAACACTGTTGTTTATGTCCGTGACGTCCTGCACCGGCCGGACACCGACCTGGCGCTGGCGCTGGCCTGCTTCGGGGTCGGGTCCGTGATCGTTGCGCTTTCCGCGCCCCGGATTCTGGACCGGTTCGGGGACCGGGCAGTGATGCTCACGGGCGCCGCCAGCATTCCGCTGGTCCTGGCCGGCGCGACAGCGCTGACGTTGCTGGGTGTCCCCGGGACGGGGTGGTGGCTGCTGCTGGGCCTGTGGTTCCTGCTCGGGGCCGCGAACTCCACAATCCTCACACCGTCCTCGCGGCTGCTGCGGGATGCGTCCACGGAGGAGACCCGCCCGTACGTGTTCACGGCTCAGTTCTCCTTCTCCCACGCCTGCTACATCCTGACCTATCCGTTGGCCGGGTGGGTCGGTTCGGTGGCCGGTTTGGGCTGGGCTGCGCTGGCGCTGACAATTATTGCGATGATAGGTAGTGCAGGTGCATTCCTGTCCTGGCCGCGGCACGATGCCGCAGCTGCCACGGAACCGGCGGAGAGGGAGCAGAGCGTTGAGCAGTCAGCCCGGCAGCGCACCGGATCGCGCCCCTGA